In Pongo abelii isolate AG06213 chromosome X, NHGRI_mPonAbe1-v2.0_pri, whole genome shotgun sequence, one DNA window encodes the following:
- the LOC129052923 gene encoding G antigen 2D yields the protein MSWRGRSTYRPRPRRYVEPPEVIGPMRPEQFSDEVEPPQPEEGEPATQYQDPAAAQEEEDEGASAGQGPEPEADSQEQVHPKTGCECEDGPDGPEVGPPNPEEVKTPEEGEKQSQC from the exons ATGAGTTGGCGAGGAAGATCGACCTATCGGCCTAGACCAAGACGCTATGTAGAGCCTCCTGAAGTGATTGGGCCTATGCGG CCCGAGCAGTTCAGTGATGAAGTGGAACCACCACAACCTGAAGAAGGGGAACCAGCAACTCAATATCAGGATCCTGCAGCTGctcaggaggaagaggatgagggaGCATCTGCTGGTCAAG ggccGGAGCCTGAAGCTGATAGCCAGGAACAGGTTCACCCAAAGACCGGGTGTGAGTGTGAAGATGGTCCTGATGGGCCGGAGGTGGGCCCGCCAAATCCAGAGGAGGTGAAAACGCCTGAAGAAG GTGAAAAGCAATCACAGTGTTAA
- the LOC129052925 gene encoding G antigen 2D: MSWRGRSTYRPRPRRYVEPPEVIGPMRPEQFSDEVEPPQPEEGEPATQYQDPAAAQEEEDEGASAGQGPEPEADSQEQVHPKTGCECEDGPDGPEVGPPNPEEVKTPEEGEKQSQC, from the exons ATGAGTTGGCGAGGAAGATCGACCTATCGGCCTAGACCAAGACGCTATGTAGAGCCTCCTGAAGTGATTGGGCCTATGCGG CCCGAGCAGTTCAGTGATGAAGTGGAACCACCACAACCTGAAGAAGGGGAACCAGCAACTCAATATCAGGATCCTGCAGCTGctcaggaggaagaggatgagggaGCATCTGCTGGTCAAG ggccGGAGCCTGAAGCTGATAGCCAGGAACAGGTTCACCCAAAGACCGGGTGTGAGTGTGAAGATGGTCCTGATGGGCCGGAGGTGGGCCCGCCAAATCCAGAGGAGGTGAAAACGCCTGAAGAAG